The window AGCAAATCCTGATACTTGCCCGCCAGCGTCTCTTTCAGGGCCTTGTCGATGCTCTCGATCGAAACGACGCCGGTTTTCGCTACAAAAGCTCCCATCATAACCATGTTGGCCAGTTGTTCCCTACCCACAGCGGAAGCCAATTCCAGGGTAGGCACACCTTGGATGTCGATATGTTGGAAGGCGGCCTCTTTCATGTCGATGAGCGAACTATTGACCATCAGAAGCCCTTTTTTCTTCACACGGGGTCCGAACTTCAGCAGGGAAGGCAGGTTCATCACGATGCTCGAACGAGGCATTTCGATGATCGGCGATCCGATCTCGCGATCCGAAATGACCACGGTGCAATTGGCGGTGCCGCCTCGCATTTCAACACCATACACCGGCATGTAAGTCGTGTTCCGGTTCTCGTACATGCCGGCCATGGCCAAAAGGTTCCCCATGAACATGACTCCCTGGCCGCCAAAACCGGCGATGATCGTATCATAGTACATGAAATCAGTCCTTCTCGGTAGATGCAGCGTCCTTGAAGACGCCCAGAGGAAAGCATGGGACCATCACGTCGGCGACGTGCCTGTTCGCTTTCAACGGCGACATTTTCCAGTTGGTGGGACAGGCGGACAGGAACTCCACGAACCCCAATCCCTCTCTGTTGAGTTGGCACTCGAACGCCCTGTTCAACGCCTTCTTCGCTTTCATCAAGTGCTTCGGATCGTGCACGGAAACCCGGGCCGCATAGGCGACTCCCCCGAGTTGGGCCATAATCTCGGACATCTTTATCGGATATCCCGCATCTTCGGTGGACCGGCCGTACGGCGAAGTGGTCGTGGTCTGCCCCGGCATGGTGGTAGGCGCCATCTGCCCGCCGGTCATGCCGTACGTGGTGTTATTTAC of the Deltaproteobacteria bacterium genome contains:
- a CDS encoding 2-oxoacid:acceptor oxidoreductase family protein, translating into MYYDTIIAGFGGQGVMFMGNLLAMAGMYENRNTTYMPVYGVEMRGGTANCTVVISDREIGSPIIEMPRSSIVMNLPSLLKFGPRVKKKGLLMVNSSLIDMKEAAFQHIDIQGVPTLELASAVGREQLANMVMMGAFVAKTGVVSIESIDKALKETLAGKYQDLLDINRAALEAGAAHVQKG
- a CDS encoding 2-oxoglutarate oxidoreductase → MKQVFKRPTSLIDVPFHFCPGCHHGIIHRLVAEAIDRYDLREKTIGVASVGCSVFMYDYFDTDVLEAPHGRAAAVATGVKRARPRNFVFTYQGDGDLAAIGTAEIMHAANRGERITVVFVNNTTYGMTGGQMAPTTMPGQTTTTSPYGRSTEDAGYPIKMSEIMAQLGGVAYAARVSVHDPKHLMKAKKALNRAFECQLNREGLGFVEFLSACPTNWKMSPLKANRHVADVMVPCFPLGVFKDAASTEKD